The sequence TTTGAGCGGGGAGGACGGCTTCTCTGGAGAGCGAGGCTTCTCTGGCGTCGCTGGCTTCTCAGGAGTGCGGGGCTTCTCCGGTGTCGCCGGCTTTTCGGGGCTGGCTGCTTTCTCTGGGGTTCGGGGCTTCTCTGGGCTCGCTGGTTTCTCTGGGCTCACCACTTTCTCTGgggttgttggtttttctgGGGAGCGGAGCTTCTCCGGGCTGACCGCTTTCTCTGGGGTTGATGGTTTCTCCGGAGACGCCGGTTTCTCTGGGGAGGTCACCTTCGGTGTCACCGGCTTCTCAGGGGATgctgccttctcctcctccttggCTGCCTTCTCAGCAGCTTTCTCTACTTTCTGATCCTTTCCTacctctgctgctcctttctgGGCGGCCTTGGCTTGCTCTGTTACGGGGGATTTAGGGGGGGATTTAGGGGGTGACTTTGCCGGAGgtgttttcactttttccacCTTTGCACCTGCCTCTTCAGCTTTGCCCTTGGCTTCAGCTTCTTCTTCAGCCTCctccccttcttccttttcctctatttcttccttttcagagcCTCCTTCTTCTGCAGCATCTGATTTTGcagcttcttcctcctctgcttcttcttcctccttctcttcttcttcagcTGCCTGTTCTGCAGCCTTCTCAGAAACAGCTTCTTCCTCTACAGcttcttctgccttttcctcctcctgttctTCCTGCTGAGCCTTTGCTGCCATTTCTTCTGCAATAGCTGTGAGGGCATCTTCCATTTCAGACTTCTCATCCTCTACTTTTGTCTCTTCAATGATTTCTTCTACAAATTTGTGCTGGACCTTCAGCTTTGGTGGCTCAATTttggttttctgtattttagtgGATGCTATTGTGACCGATGGTTGTCTGTGTGTGAATATGGGTCCAGTGATGCTTCCAGAGAAGGCACTGAATCTTGTCTCCTCACCCTCCAGCAGCTTCCTAAGGGaatcaggaagaagaaagaaagtgagCGTAGAAACCCAACCTAGGGGACAGCATTTCCCTCTGTCAGCAGGATGAGCTCAGCACATGTAGAATATGCTAGAGCAGACCAGCATCATCCATCGCTCACAGTCCAAGATCTGCTTTTCTCCAATCAGCTCTTTTGGTAAATTCTCATTGAACAAGCACCTTTGGGCTTGCTCTGCAGGTAGCAAGCACATCACCTTTAGCTGAGCAGTTGAAATTCATCCTTAGTATCAAAGAAAGTGATCGACTTCATAGGATGCATCATGACTCAGGTGAACTGAGAATGGAGTGGACCCAAATGGAACACTGTTGCTGAGATTTTCAAAGCCAACCAAACGTACAGCCTAGCTCATTGTGGGCACCCACCTCTGTGTATGGCtcaaagcaggaggctgcagagcaATACAAGTGATACTAGGCAGCAAAGAGCTGCAGAGCCTATATTGTCTATGTTTGCCTCAACAGCCTCAAGTTTACAGGGATCTGAAagcagctttctgttttgactGATTTTATATTCAAATGCATGTTTTTCATCTAAGCCTCTGACCCAGAAACATCAGCAGTTCTGATGAGGGTTCTGAAGTGATACAGGGAGACCAAAAGCCTGCCAGGTGATGGCAATAGCACACAGCTTTCCTGCTCCAGATCAGAGTGCGTGACAAAGGAAAGTTgagcaaggaaagcaaaagtGTTTGTGACAAGCAGATTAGCACTGCCTGCTTAAACCGTGATcaagcaaagcacagcatcTCTCTCAAGTGAGAAAAGGGAATGGAAGTGACGAGCACTGCTTGCATGGCATATGCAAAGTatcaggaattaaaaataaactcgTCTACTGCAGAACAGGCACAGGATGCAGCACTGGGGTGCACTGTGCACACAGGGAGTTCTGCACCATCAGAGAGGATGGGCTCCTTCTGGCTTTTCAGACACTTCTGAGTCTGTGCATTCCAAAAGGGCTGCAGTACTTCAGTCAAGCTCTAATTTGGCTCGTGTTCAATGCATACAGATACTTCTCGCTGGTGGTAAAGCATCTCAGAGCAGCCTCTGCAGTGCTATTAATATTCCAGACATGCCCACAACAATCCCCCTGTACCTGTATGCAGCAATTTCGATATCCAGGGCCATCTTGACATTGAGGAGATCCTGGTACTCCCTCAAATGACGCGCCATCTCCCACTTCGTTCCTCTGAGCTCATTTTCCAGCTGATGGATCGTGTCCTGCAGCCGAGACAGAATAAACCACCGTGACAAAGACGTACAGAAAGGgaacggggaaaaaaaaaaaaagttgctgcGCGACTTTCCCGAAGTCCTTCCCACCCACTGGGCGGCAGCAGCGGATTGGGACCGCACCCCCGGCCTCCCCCCGCCCGCATCCCACATCCCGCGGcccccagcccccagcccacTCCCCGCAGCACCTGGTAGGTGGTCAGGTCGTTGTTGTGACGCTCCTCGATGTCGCTCAGCTGCCGCTCCAGCGATTCCTTGGTGCCGCGCACGGACTCCAGCTCGATGCTCTTGGACTGCAGCTGCCGCCGGTACTCGGCGATCTCCTCCTTGGCGGATCGGATGGCCTCCTTGTTCTGCTCGGCCGCCTCCGTCAGCTTGGCGTAGCGGCACTTGAACCACTCCTCGGCCTGGTGCATGTTGTGGTCGGACTGGCACTCCAGCTGAGCGCGGATCTCCTTCAGCGCCGTGGTCAGGTCGGTCTTCAGGTAGTCCTTCCTCTCCACCGTGGCGTGGGACGCCTGCAGCTGGGCCAGCAGCTCGGCCACCTCCTCCTCGTGGTTGCCCCGCAGGAAGGCCACCTCGTCCTGCAGCGACTGCACCTTCTTGTCCAGCTCCGCCCGCATCAGCGAGGCCTCCTCCATCTCCTTGCGCAGGGCGCGGATGGTGGCCTCCGTCTCGTCGCGCAGCCGCGCCTCATCCTCGAAGCGCTCCCGCAGCCGCTGGATGTCCTCCTCGATGTGTTCCGAGTCCAGCTGGATCTGCGCCTTCTCGTGGCTCACCTGCTCCAGGGCCCCGCGCAGCTCCCGCAGCTCCTGCTCGTAGGCGTCCCCCAGCTGAGCCCTCCCGGCGTGCTTCTGCCGCAGCGCCGCCAGCTCCGCCTCGAtctccttgttctgctgctccAGGTAATGCACCTTCTCGATGTACCCCGCGAAACGGTCGTTCAgcccctgcagctgctccttctCGTTGGAGCGGCTCAGCTTCAGCTCGGCCGCCCCGTTCAGCAGCGAGGACTGGCTCACGTCGAGGCTCTCTGCGGAGCTCAGCACGGTGGAGCCGTAAGCGGTTCGCGGAGCGCCGAGGTTGGTGCGTTTGTAGGACGAGGACACGGTGCTGCCGGAGCCCCGCGACCACGACTGCGAGCGGAAGCCGCTGGACGGGGACGCGCTGGCCCGGCTGTACGTGGCGCGGGTCTCGGTCATCACCCTGCGGTACGAGGGGTTGCCCAAGGGCTCCATGGTGTAGCTCATGGTGGGGGCACTCGGGGGTGGCGGGCGGGAGCGCAGCGTTGCTCTGGCCGCCGCCGCCCCTTTTATAGCCCCGCCGGGCGGCTCCGGGGCGGCCCCGCACACGTGTGCGAGGATGTGTCCGCCCCCGGCCCTACCTCAGCTCCGCCCCCTCAGCTCCGCCCCTCCCCTTCCCGCTCCCTcccctcatccccatccccgGCCCCCCGCTCCCTGCTCCCGACTCCCCCGACCCCCGCTCCCCCTTCCCCCTGCACCCTCTTTCGTCTACACTCCTTCCCCCCTTCacctcttccctccttcccgCTGTTTCCCATTCCCTATTCCCcatcctctttctcctttccctatcctcattcttctcttcccaccttcttctctcttcctctttctcccttcttcccttctccgTGTTCCTTCCCTCATGCttcatttcccttctctcctctccttccttcagATCCtcactttctttcctctttcctattttccctttcctttcctttcctttcctttcctttcctttcctttcNNNNNNNNNNNNNNNNNNNNNNNNNNNNNNNNNNNNNNNNNNNNNNNNNNNNNNNNNNNNNNNNNNNNNNNNNNNNNNNNNNNNNNNNNNNNNNNNNNNNAAAAGCCAGCACAGTGAGTCCTGGCAGAGTCCACTTGAGAATCAAATAGAGTATATACCTAGAAATGTTCCAGATTTCTATTTACGTCAGTTTTGGCaagtttccttctctgaaatTACATAAGATTAATGCATTCATATGATGTATTGTCTCATCATTCAAGGCTGCCACAATCTTATATTAgtatcatctttcttttctccatctaTCACCACAGGACCAGTGTTTTAGAGGCCAACAGATAAGGTCCCTTCTAGCTCATCAGTTTTGCACATTTGCTTTCAGACTCCATTTCTGGTTTGTGAGGAATTGGTCATAAACAAAGCACCTGCTACTACCTTCTGGTCTTAGCTGTGCTGTAGGATCAGTACCCAGTGTATTAACTACTGAGCCATTATTTCTGTCAGTCAACAGTTCTAAGCTGAGAACATTCCTAAATCTGTTCCTGATAGTTACAGTGAGTGTTGAGGCTTTGGAAGAATCCATGCTGTTATGCCAACTTCAAGCCTTCatctttctgtttcagagaCGACGTTTTAGCTCTGGTCCCACCTGCTGCGGAGCTGCATTCCCCGGAAAGGATCATCTGGAAGCTGCCTGTTTCGAtcaggcagggctgctgccttcctgcggATTGACGCTTGGTGGCACCACAGCTCAGATAAGAGAAAGCAAAGTTAGAGATGAATCAGCAGCATTTCACTGCTCGTATGGCTGATGCACTGTGTCATCTAAAAGGGTTTGCGCTGTTCCAGAGGTAACATTGCTCAATGAGCTTTGAAGTCTGGCTCTGCACTTCCTCTGAAAATATATGTGCTCCTTAACTCTAAGTGAAATCCTGCAATCTCCTCTGAAGTCTCTGCAGGACTTCAAATAGAGAACTCTCACGACATTGGAGGAGATTAAACAAGTGCTGTCTCATTTTCAGTGCCAGAAGTACTGTGAATGCTTCACAGATGAGCAGAAATTATGCCTGCTGCTTTATAATTACAGAGGCTGATCTTGCAAACTGTCCTTAATATTAACAAGAAGCCTGATTAGTTTTTAGTGGACTCCACATATTCTGCAGGAGCCCATGCATACAAATGTGTTAGCAGCATGAGTCTGTAAGAATACACAAGTTGCTATTAAAATGATAGCCTCAATTATTTAAGATTTGGTTAAATATCACCTTTTGATTTCAGTGAACAAAATAGTTGACACTGCTTCGACTTGGTAGAAGAAAGACCAAGTCATGGATGCACATTATGATCAGAAGTTCAATTAAAAGGATTAGATGTGAGTGTGAAACCACAAGTACATTTAGTGACATTGGAGCTCTTCTTATAGCAACACCATATGTCAGAGAAGTAATAAATTACAAGGTAgtttaaaaaaagtcttctttaaacacaaaaatagcTGTGAACACTAAGTTGGTAATAGACAAATTCACAGGTTTTAAATATGATAATTCTGTCCTAGATGGATGTTTATATATAATGGGAGCAAGCACTCAGGAGACTACAGAAAGCTTTATCCAATGTGCAATGATTTTGTATGTGGCTCTGGACCTGCCCAGTACAGTCAGCACTGCAGTCCTGAAGGCAGAGGATACAATTTCAAAATCTCTTCTTTTAATCCTCTAACACCTGCTTCTCAACACTTTAAGAAACCTTTTATGACTGCAGGTAAAATGAGCTTGAGGGACTGTTAAAAATCTCAGGGATATTCAATAGCCTTGATAATCTCCTTTATATAAGAGCCAAGTCGATCCAGTAACATTCAGCAACTGCTGCAAAATACATTTGATGACTACGTTTAGTTGCTAACAGGGTAAGATAGTACAGTGTGCCCAAATCCCTGCCTAGCCCCTTTTTATATGCAACAGAGCCCTTAAACTCACTGAAAGCTCAGAATCACTGACAAAAGTTTTCGGTTTAAGCAATGGGTGACAGAGCTGGGGATGTGTGCTACACCACGGTTCCCACCCTTCATGGGCTACTGCTCAGCTTCAGATCAACGGCCATGCTTGTTCTATCTCCAATTATCATAAAATAAGGAGAGTTAACAAAGACAGACGGAGCCCAAATTGAACCTCACTGCAGCAGAGACTGCAGCAAGTGGATTAGACACACCCTATTAAAGATGCAGTACATCATTTCTGCCCTTCAAGCTTGCTTTATCCCCTTTGCTGCAATGCTGTCGGCAAACACAAAGCTTAACCCTTCTCTGGGCAAAGAAAAGCAGGCATTAAACTTTGTGGTGTTTGAGCTAAAAGCACCAGAACATGAAGGATCTAGATTCACTTACCTCAGAACCTCAATGTTTGTATATAAAAGCGTCTGTAAAGAATATTTTGGTTTGTTACTTTTCACATAGCAAATGTTTGCTGCAGAGGAACAGGATTTGCAAATGCCTGCCTGAGAATCCGAATTGCTGGATGTTCACTGCAAAGATTCCCTACAAGGCTTGCATGACAGTGCAGTTTTCCCCAATCCATCTGATTTGTATGGCAAACTTAGGCGCGGGTTCCACCCAAATTCTTTGGTTAAACTTTGttgaaatttatattttcaaatcactgaaaaaaataaaatgcatttttggtGGAAGATTGGCTATTCGTAAATTCAGGTCAACCCTCAGTAAACAGTTCAGCTGGGGAATGAAGGAAAAGTAGAACTTTACTGAAGCTGgagcagagaaatattttctatagaAACTCCTTAAAATCTTCATTTCACAGCTGACCTGAATTTCTTCCAACATCAAAATTTTGCCTGCCAAACAAATCCATCTATTACACTCACATCTTTGTCTCTTCTTCCTTGATGCTGACTAAAATTCCTATGCAAGGAtttaagaaatgcagagaaaatattttgtagttCACCAATTCTAGGTTGTCTGTCACTGGCCTTCAAGGGAGCTGCTGTAGGCAATAAATTGGAGCAGTCCCAGAGGTTAGACCTATTTGAATTTGGGAAGAGCCAAGCCAGCATTATCCTCTATCCTGTGAAGGGCAGCCCAGATTCTGAGCCTGAGAGCACACAGTGAGAAACCTATGGGGCTTTGTTAGTGACAAAGCAGTATGGACAAGAGGGTTGTGCTGCACCAACACGTGCCTTGCTGTCCTGTTTCAGAGCctacatttcttccttcctcccaccccTTACCTAACTGCATTAACAGTCCAATCACCTGAGGCtgctgggggaaaaacaaaatgaagtgtaGCACCATGCAGAGGAAAGCAGCGATGCTCCTTTTAGAGAACATCCAGCTAGaggaacaaagaagaaatgtcaCGTGCAAACAAGAATGGCAATGAGGCATTATGTGTAAGCCACACATACCTAACAAAAGCGTTCTTTTGTATTCACATCAATGCCTCAAGCTCCCAgtaatggaaatgaaaagctgtcaatagCTTCTCAGTGCTCTCGCTTGTCTGGAAGAGCTCCACAGGTGGTATCTACTGtctcactgctgacagctgaAGCACCAAATCTCTCGTTTCAAACAGAATAGAAATAAAGTACAATGCTCTCTGTTCAGTGGGTGGGTCTGATTCTCCTTTCACACTCAGGTAATTTAGTAATGATTCAACCAAGCCAATGGAATCAGTGTGGTTATACAGACGtagaagagggagagagattCAAAGCAGTTAGTGTCAGGTGAGGCTGCTGTACAGTTTTTATACCGATATTTAGAGATGCCTTTCGCAATAACTGGCAATGACAGCAAGCCTTTGTCTACTAACAGAGATAATTGGTTGGAGGACTTTATGCTGTAGACTGGAATAACAAGCAAAATAACAGAAAGTTCCATGTAGAACAGGGGAGGACATGAGCACTTGATATTTTCTTAAAGGTTCTCTGTTAGTAGGCAGGGCTGGAGAAAGCTACATGGACTAGAAATTAGTTTCTTCATTCTGTTGACACTATAAAAAAATAGCGTCCTTAATTTCTGCTGGCTAAAGATGCTCTCTATTTTGTTCAATTTCAGTTGTTGACTGGATACCTGAAAAGTTGGCTTCTGTTCCCCAGTAATTGACTTCTCATCCAGTATGAGAACATTTGGGGGCTAACCACTAGAAATTCTGGTCATTTTGCCTTTAACATGAATGAGTTCTACCTGAATAGATCTAAGGCTTGAATGTAAGAGACCTAGAGATCAACGTTCCTGGTTTGTTTAATGAGCTTTGGAAGTGCAACAGGTGATTAGGAAGGAACTACTGGTCACCTGAGTTGAAAGCAACTTCTGCATGCTTTGATCTGGTGAATTTCAGAATTCAACCCCAACACCAGGATATGTTTTGCAAGCTGCAGCTTCTGTTTGGCTCTCAACCCAGTTTTTCACCACCAATTCTTATCTTAAGCTTAAATAAGAGAATTTATGACTACATGCCTTTGAATTCTCTTGGATGTGATTAGCTGTCATGTCAGAGATGATGCATAGTTATTCTTTCAAGACCAGGGAAGCTCTGGTACTAATTCATTCAAGGTACTGTAAATTATGCCAGCAAGAAGCACAGAGGCACTGgcattaaagaaataaagtcCAGATATCCCTGATGCTACTCACCATGCATTGTCTGCCCATTCCTGAATGTATCCTTGATGCTTTCCAATGCTGAACTGAAGCCTCAGACATGCAAGCTCTAAAGCACCTCAGCGTTTTCCATTTTTATCCtagttctaaaaataaattaaaaaaatcccaaattacTTGACATAACATACATCAAATTTAAATGAGAACAGTTCAGGATGAGATCTGATAGTACACTGAACTGAGAGCTACAGAAAAGAGTATGTACCATATAAGATAAGTATCATGATACAGAATGGGGTAGAGAAAGTGAATCTGCTTATAACAAAGAAAGTCattctattttctgttgttgttctttgGTAAAGGAATAAAAGACATCTGAAGGCAAAGAACTCAGCTTGGAAGAGACCTTATTACCCGATCATAAATAGGAATAACGTGCAGCAACTTTGGACTTTTTACCCTCAAAATAAACACTCAAAACTGGAAGATTTGTAACCTGGTTGTGAAGGGTATCTAAACCAAACCTGAAGTATCTAAAGCTAGCACCACTGCAGACGTGTGTagggggagagagaaaaggagaacagggaggagagcagttatttttcaaaagaatagAGTTGCTTGGTTTATTGACATGCTTGATATATAAGGTCAATTTGTTGGCTGTTATCTGTAAACACACAACAGAGTCATGTTTTGCTGTTACTGCTGATTGCTAGGCAACTCAAAGTGACATTTCTGCA is a genomic window of Meleagris gallopavo isolate NT-WF06-2002-E0010 breed Aviagen turkey brand Nicholas breeding stock chromosome 24, Turkey_5.1, whole genome shotgun sequence containing:
- the NEFM gene encoding neurofilament medium polypeptide, which encodes MSYTMEPLGNPSYRRVMTETRATYSRASASPSSGFRSQSWSRGSGSTVSSSYKRTNLGAPRTAYGSTVLSSAESLDVSQSSLLNGAAELKLSRSNEKEQLQGLNDRFAGYIEKVHYLEQQNKEIEAELAALRQKHAGRAQLGDAYEQELRELRGALEQVSHEKAQIQLDSEHIEEDIQRLRERFEDEARLRDETEATIRALRKEMEEASLMRAELDKKVQSLQDEVAFLRGNHEEEVAELLAQLQASHATVERKDYLKTDLTTALKEIRAQLECQSDHNMHQAEEWFKCRYAKLTEAAEQNKEAIRSAKEEIAEYRRQLQSKSIELESVRGTKESLERQLSDIEERHNNDLTTYQDTIHQLENELRGTKWEMARHLREYQDLLNVKMALDIEIAAYRKLLEGEETRFSAFSGSITGPIFTHRQPSVTIASTKIQKTKIEPPKLKVQHKFVEEIIEETKVEDEKSEMEDALTAIAEEMAAKAQQEEQEEEKAEEAVEEEAVSEKAAEQAAEEEEKEEEEAEEEEAAKSDAAEEGGSEKEEIEEKEEGEEAEEEAEAKGKAEEAGAKVEKVKTPPAKSPPKSPPKSPVTEQAKAAQKGAAEVGKDQKVEKAAEKAAKEEEKAASPEKPVTPKVTSPEKPASPEKPSTPEKAVSPEKLRSPEKPTTPEKVVSPEKPASPEKPRTPEKAASPEKPATPEKPRTPEKPATPEKPRSPEKPSSPLKDEKAVVEESVTVTKVTKVTAEVEVSKEARKEDIAVNGEVEEKKDEAKEKEAEEEEKSVVTNGLDVSPVDEKGEKVVVTKKAEKITSEGGDSTTTYITKSVTVTQKVEEHEESFEEKLVSTKKVEKVTSHAVVKRLKSELNSIIANLKK